CCACGCAAATCTCGTTCGAGCCGTTTTTATATGGCCGGCAGTCGTAAGTCGTCGTGGTCGGTGGATGATGTCTCCGCACGTAAAGGTCGGCGTCTCCTTCGGTGCCGCTGAGGGTGAACTCGTACGCGCCGGCGGGCAGCGTAGGTGTTGCCCAGCGTTGTTCGACGGCTTTTGCGACCATACCGCTGACATCGAGCCCCGACCAGCTGGTTGGCGGTGCCGGCCCTTGCCTGTTGAGCCAATCCTTCGAATGCTTGGGTAGTTTGGTCACACGCGGCAGATGTCGCTCAGCGGAGGCTTTTCCATTGGTTCGCAACAGTATGCGGCGAGCGCAAAGAGGCGGCAAGCCGATCGAGGATGACTCCGTCATTCCTCTCGCGCTATTTCGGCTTCGAAGAGCCCGTCGATCGACGCGGCGAATTCCGTCTCGTGTCTCTCGCCGATGAGCGCACACGACTGGAGGGAAGCACGTGGTACACTCTCGAGATGTATCCG
This window of the Gemmatimonadaceae bacterium genome carries:
- a CDS encoding PPC domain-containing protein; amino-acid sequence: MTKLPKHSKDWLNRQGPAPPTSWSGLDVSGMVAKAVEQRWATPTLPAGAYEFTLSGTEGDADLYVRRHHPPTTTTYDCRPYKNGSNEICVVNLAGPAVVHVMVRGYAISSTFRLEGKKK